The genomic segment TCACATACTGGCGTAGTCTTGAGTGCAGAGCGCTGCCCAGAGTGAAAAGGGTTACATGCAGCTCAATCAGGTCACTCACATTTTGTTCCACACTTTGAATGCCTCCTATGGCTGATCAGGAGCGGATCTAGACTGTGTAGAGAAGCAGCATCTGTAGCATTTCAGTTGGAGCCACGCTGAGACTGATCTTAATGCATGACTGTGCACGGCTGAGACTGATCTTAATGCCTGACTGTGCACAGCTGAGACTGATCTTAATGCCTGACTGTGCATGGCTGAGACTGATCTTAATGCATGACTGTAGATGGCTGAGACTGATCTTAATGCCTGACTGTGGACAGCTGAGACTGATCTTAATGCCTGACTGTGCACGGCTGAGACTGATCTTAATGCATGACTGTGGATGGCTGAGACTGATCTTAATGCATGACTGTGGATGGCTGAGACTGATCTTAATGCATGACTGTGCACGGCTGAGACTGATCTTAATGCATGACTGTGGACGGCTGTCCTCCCGTTCCTATAAACCAGTAACATGAAATGCTCCCGGGTTCTAGGAAATGATACTTTATTGCATTCGTTTCACTCGTGGATTTATggagcatattttttaaaaaaaagtgcaaaatTATTTCCTAAATTACAAAAAGATACAAAATTATGGAACACAGTAATTCTCAAGTTTTAGCAGGAATATGTTGTTCTTTTGGAATGAACACAAAGACAGGCTGATAATGGTATTGAAGGCACAATGCAGGCTTCTCCAGCCCAGGGTATTCCCGATGTAGTGTCTAGTCTAATCCAGCTCACAGGAGTGTGGCTGCAGGATCGCATGTTAATGTGTCTCCACTCTTCACTCGTCCTGTATGCGGGTGGAACTGCCCCTGTTTCCTGCTCTTCCAGCAATGCAGGTTTGGTCCCAGAGTGATGCTTCTGATGCTCGGTAAATAATTCAGCAATTTACTTGGCAAGGCAGTTACCCCTGAATTGGACAAGTTGAGCTCCTGTAAGGAAAGCAGCCCGCTGAATACCTCTGGCTTGAGATCCTTTAGCTTTGGGCAGTTTGATAAATCAAGGACCTGTAGATTCTGTAGCCCTTTGAAGCTGTTGGGCTGGATTGAGGTCAGTGCTGGAAGACTGCTGAGGGACAGATGGGTCAGCTCAGTCATCCCCACAAAGGCATTCTCCTGTATGTGGGGGATTGGGTTCCCGTCCAGATTCAGGGATCTCACAGGGACGCTCTGGAGCAGCGGCACGGCTGTCAGTCTGTTCCCAGCCAGGCTCAGGCTCTGGATGTTAGGAGAGCTGCTGTGGGGGTTTCTGGAGACGGCTGTCAGCACGTTGTTGGAGAGGTCTAGGTGGATCGGCTTCCCGTGACCTTTGGATGTAAAGATATCCAGCCTGAATTCCTGCAGCCTGTTGTTGCTGAGGTCCACTTCAGTGAGCGGCAGGCCAGAGAAGCACCCATCCGAAAGCACTTCCAAACAGTTGCTGCTTAAATCCAGGGACTCCAGGTAGCGCAGTTTGGAAAAGGTCTTGCTGTGGACCCTGGTTAGCTTGTTGTTGCTCAGGTCAAGGCTAACCAAAGTGGTGTAACCAGGTCCTGTCAGCATGGAGTCTGTGAGGGTCTCCATGTGGTTGGATGACAGATCTAAATAGGAGGTGTCTAAAGGGATAGGAATGGGGGTGATATGGGGTCCCACTCTACTGCAGTCTACTTTTGTCAGACTGAAGCTGTCGAAGAGCCCGAAGCTCTCCACCTCGCAGCGGCATCCTGGGTGGCAGCTCTCTGTGGAGGCGACATGCAGGGTGAAGATCAGCAAACAGCAGAGCCACAGCTGAGAATCCATTCCTCCtgaaagaaacaaacacacaggtactttTACTgcattcaaatcaattaccaCTTAGCTCAGCCGTCAATATTCCAGCTTAAAGTCGCCGCTTTgcataaaagcatctgctaaatgactcattaatgaATCCCATCATTTTGCTATGTAAATGATCTCCATATACATCAACACTAAGGGTTTCTTTGGTCACTCCTGGTTCTCTTCTAGTACTATTATTGTAACCTGTATTGATTCTGTTTATGACATGTACTGTGTGTGGGTTGTGCTTCTCCTTTGAGAGAGTCAGAACATGCTCTCGTTGGTCTCATTGAACGCAATGAATTGCAAGtgttttaagggctgactcagcgAGGTGTTTACTGCACTTTCTTTTCACCTCTAGAGGTTTTTAGTGTTTGACACGTGAATGTCGAGACATGATTACACTGGCACTACAAAGTAAAGCCCCAATAATACCAATAGGAAAGTCTTTCCAGCTGTGAAGTCTCCCTCGTGTCTGGTCGGTTGTTTAAAGGACACTGTGGGGTTCAGGAGTGTACAGGTTGCTGTCTGTCCATTCAGAGGAGCTTGAAATTTAGATCAGGAGGTGACTAAATGAAATCCTTTTTGCAGGGCACCCAAACAGCAAGTATTTCAGAGAGTCTCACACCCCAGAAAGTATTTCAGAGAGTCTCACACCCCAGAAAGTACTTCAGAGAGTCTCACACCCCAGAAAGTATTTCAGAGAGTCTCACACCCCAGAAAGTATTTCAGAGAGTCTCACACCCCAGAAAGTACTTCAGAGAGTCTCACACCCCAGAAAGTACTTCAGAGAGTCTCACACCCCAGAAAGTACTTCAGATAGTCTCACACCCCAGAAAGTACTTCCGAGAGTCTCACCTGAAGTACTTTCTGGGGTCTCACACCCCGGATAAAGGTCTGTAACCTCTTTCTAGAAAAGGaaagttaaaaaacaataatggtctccaaaaaaaaaattcaatacagGGGAACAATACATTTCGACAAGAACCTTCCCCAAtcttaaacataataataataataataataataataataataataataatttcaccctGCTGGAGCTGCCAAACTGTGGCCCTTTGATATTCAATGCCATAGAACAGTGTCAGGCCTCGCCCTGAAGGCGTGTCCTTGAAGAACGACCTCCTGCTCAGCACTTCATTACCTTTTGGCCCAGAAAGGAACCCATCTGAACAGTTTGTCGCATTTTAAACCCTCCCCCGACAGCAGTACAAAAAGGAACCCACCTGAACAGTGTGTCACATTTGAAACACTCCCCAGACAGTAGTATCAAATCTGGCAATAGTTAGCAATCCTGAGTTCAATTTCAACCTTAAATCAAGTTTAACAAAATGATATATAATCTTCTAGAGGAATATGccattttgatgtcactactgcagtattatgcctttttttcgaatggctcaggatgcaaataagATAACAACTATGTTCAAAGTTCAGTGTACCCCAATTCATTCAACACATTTCACTAAGTTTTCTTTCACTTCAGTTTGTCAAACAGGTTCAGTGTTTTATAAATGAAATCCACAGGGCAGGCAATGCAACTTGATTAAATGAAACTTATCAGCTGCTCAATTTTGATACATCTTCAGAGGGAACAAGGAACGCCCCATGTGAGAATGCAGGTCCATTAGCCAATCCTGTAAGCGGCGATTGTGTGGAGGCACAGCTCGGGAAAAAGTGAAACACACACCCCTGCACCTTTGATCTTTACAGTAATAAGCATCTAGTAAAGCTGGAGCAACCGCCAGTGGCTTCAAAGCAGTAAGTGTAAAGCCCTATGTGTACTTTCACTGGTCAAAGTGTGACTGCGCGGGAGAGCAGCAGGCAATACTGATGCATCTGtactgtaggtgtgtgtgtgtgtgtgtgtgattgcatgtggttgtgtgtgtgcgattgcatgtggttgtgtgtgattgcatgtggttgtgtgtgtgattgcatgtggttgtgtgtgtgcgattgcatgtggttgtgtgtgattgcatgtggttgtgtgtgcgattgcatgtggttgtgtgtgtgcgattgcatgtggttgtgtgtgtgtgtgattgtgtgattgcatgtggttgtgtgtgtgtgtatgtctgtgtgtggttgcatgtggttgtgtgtgtgtgtttgcatgtggttgtgtgtgtgtgtgattgtgtgattgcatgtggttgtgtgtgtatgtgtgtgtgtgtggttgcatgtggttgtgtgtgtgtgattgcatgtggttgtgtgtgtgtttgcatgtggttatgtatgtgtgtgtgtgtgattgcatgtgtgtgtgtgtgtgattgcatgtggttgtgtgtgtgtgtgactgcatgtggttgtatgtgtgtgtgattgcgtgattgcatgtggttgtgtgtgtatgtgtgtgtgtggttgcatgtggttgtgtgtgtgattgcatgtggttatgtatgtgtgtgtgtgtgtgattgcatgtggttgtgtgtgtgtgtgtgtgtgactgcatgtggttgtgtgtgtgtgtgtgattgcatgtggttgtgtgtgtgtgattgcatgtggttgtggttgtgtgtgtgattgcatgtagttgtgtggatgtgtgtgtgtgtgtgtgattgcatgtggttgtgtgattgcatgtggttgtgtgtggttgtgtgtgtgtgtgattgcatgtggttgtgtgcgtgtgtgtgattgcatgtggttgtgtgtgtgtgtgtgtgattgcatgtggttgtgtgtgtgtgattgcatgtagttgtgtgtgtgtgtgtgattgcatgtgGTTGTGTGCTCACATTTAGACAAACACTGTGAGCTCAGCGCACGTATTCACCTTTACACTAAAGAGAAAGGTACTGTGTGTCCAAAGCAAGGGTTACTGTTGCAGCGGTTCAGTACACAAGGCTTACTGGGCAAGGTGCTGGGCAATACAGGAGAGATGCTTCTCTGTACAGCACAACACCACACACAGTCGCCACCAGGGACCAGCTCCGTCGTTCAAGCTGGGTGTTCAACGCTCCTCTCGGGACCAGTTCTCATTTCTTTCTGACCATATTTGTTTTCCCTTCTTCTTAAAGTCATATTCTTAAGTTACAGAGCAAATAAAGGAACACAATGTTCTTTTAAAAATCACTAACACAGTAAAGGGGTTCATCTGCATCAGTGCAAGGCAGGGGTTATAGGTCCAACATGTACCTGCCTGGAACCTGACCCCAGTGATGCATTCGTCAGGGATACCAGTCCCCTGGGGGGCTTCCTAATCAGACAGGTTCTTGTAAAGAGCGTCCGATCTCATGGGTGGGGCTGGCCCTCAACTGGCATGTCGAGGTTCACCACATTTTTCAAACTTCCAGGTGGGAAATGGATCCGATCGACCACATTCATTATAGACACATCAGGCAACAAACCCAGGATAGCTGTGCAAACACTGTAATGTGGCACAGATCTCACTGAACATCATTCTCAATGTAAGACATTAAGAGTCAGCTCTGCACCCCTGAGGTCCAGCCTAGgcagccgggggggggggggggggcttctttGCACTGGCTTTGTTAAAAGGCAGGACTTGAACTGTTTATGAACACGTAGCAGCTGAGTCTCTTTGAAGCAATGGAATGCTGCAAAACatctggggccggttgtactaacgagatcaaaaaacaggatcggatccgggctcactggagccggatcatgaaaaggcattgtactaagcggatcaggatcaagctccactgatccgaaatcttgatccgatcctggagctgcgcagccgtaactagagaaactgaccaatgagaagcgaatatgcGTGGCGCAGAGATTGGAGGAtctgaatgtcagaaaatgaagtgcatttaatttaaatgacataaatcaggagcaactactgtacatgtataatttaaaactccaGCGATTGTATAAAAACAGATTGAGTATATTAATACCggtatctggttttgttttgttttttaacttctaaaatgttttaataaatgttagtgTAATCACGGccgtgtgtattttctgacggacacacagatattttacagcggtatagcctccatacacacaaacatgtaGCTGCAGCATCGGTTCAGGgtaaattatcaacacattttaagcaaatgtaatcaagtgctgacagacagctgcaactgGAAAATGTCACGGACAGGGAGAGATTGAGGCTGTGAAACGGTAAGCTTAAGTTTAAGAAAATTTAAGAAAAAAGGAATTGGGGGGGatgatattcattaaaaaaaactacaacgttTAATCTAATTACtgatttaattgtaatcgataccatgagaacgccagtatgactttgtcaacacagaaaacgtagaaataatatttatgaaacctcattacGCAGTCAGGTCTATTCTGTTCTGTAGCTATACggcgaaaacagaaatgtcagatatAGCTAAACACAACTAAACTAGTattgtacaaagttttttttttctaattgatattAATACAGCGCTGTTgcagctacttttaaatgcattgttgcttaatgttttctaaaacgttaAATCATCTCTGTTTCAATCTATCAATCTTTCTTACTGCTTGACCTCAGAATTCAGGACTCAGTTTTGTAAACATCCGAATGAATAATTTGCGGTGTGTGcgtttgcattgttttattttaatgttgggaTTACTGTTCTCTCTATTGGTttgttctgggggggggggggtgttatgttagtttgtctgttggGATTACTGTTCTCTCTATTGGTTTGttctggggggggggttatgttagtttgtctgttggGATTACTGTTCTCTCTATTGGTTtgttctgggggggggggttatgttagtttgtctgttggGATTACTGTTCTCTCTATTGGTTTGTTCTGGGGGGAGGTGttatgttagtttgtctgttggGATTACTGTTCTCTCTCTTGGTTTGTTCTGGGTGAGTCCTGTTAGTTTGCCTGTGTGTGTCTATAATCATTAACTTTTAGAAACTCTGAAAGACACATTCTAAAATCAATGCCATTTTGTTCTTCAAAAAGCACTGACAGTTTTTTATGCTTTTTagatgctttaccatacctcctgTGAAATGCAACAGGTCAAAATCATTTCTGACCTGCGGCAACAACAGCTGTGAGCCCCTGAAGAGGTCCACAGTGAATCTGCCACCGTTCTGTTGCCAGCAGTAATGAAGAGCTGCTGTCCCCTGAGACTGTGCAGGACTCCTGGATGGGGCAGAGTAGTTCAGTGTAATGGATCCATACCCCAGTGCAGGGTTACTGCAATTATAACAGACTAGAGCGAAATCCATTTGGTACAAACGCAGAAAGACACAATTCTGCCATGGACTCAATCCAATCACCTAATCTTATCACCTAGATTGCCAGCCTCAAAGCAGGGCTGGATAAACTGGGGCGGTGCTGGGGAATAAAGACAAACTGTATAACAGCGACAATGTACAGGTAGACCTCGTGCGTGTTTTCACTTTATATGAACGACGCGCCACGCATTAGCACAGTTTGCAGGATGTCTCGGGCCGCTGTCAAGTCTTGTCAATGGATTTGGCGAGAGGGGGGTTCACGCCCCACCCCAGCAAATTGACGTTTTCATTAATCTTCCTATCGTGAGCAGTCATATATGTTGACTTGACCTTGACAAAATgtatgcagagagagagagagagaggatcccATTCCAGTTCGGGTATACAAGTGGCAGAAATATTAACATTTTTCAACTAAAAAATATAagtttttataataaacaaaccGTGTGCGTAGCCCTGTCCGCAGCGCTCCTCAGAGGTCTCGCTGGAGCCGCGCTCAGcgtgctgctgaagtacaatgtAACACTGCGCTGACAAATCAAACACTGCCCACTGTGTCGGCATCGGCCGCGGCGCAGGAGGACGAGAAGGAAGGCTGTGCTTCTTCCGATCAAATTACTTCTGTAACCGTGGCAATACACACTGGAGCCTGGAAACCACCAGCCCCGACTCCCCTCATGCTGGTTTCACAACCGCACAGCTCCAATGAACacaaagtatatttaaaataaattaaaacacacaagtCTGATTGACCACAACAGTGCAATTCCAACACCGACAAGAACTACTagcctagttaaaaaaaaaaatactttctatTTTAGAGATcgtgcaaaaaaaaatacaatataattacacTTAATGAAGAactgttcaaataaaaatacGTTTGTGCTTCACtaagatttaaaaatgaaaactaatCCTCCATTGATGTACTGATTCAAGACTGCTTATGTAAACTCTGTCTGACGAAGTAAACTTTCTTGTCGAGCTACACAACTTTCTGACACCTCCCCAACTGTTTCTATAAATAATGTCTATTGTTTTCCGTTATGTTTTAACCTTACCTTGGTTGCTGAATGAAAAGACCCCGAACTCTGAAGCTTGAGTCTGATGGGTAGCGATGAGACGTTTCTGTTTTGTCCTGGAAAGCCTTGCATTCGTGCACTGAATGGTCCGCTCGCTGTGATCTCTGTTGTCTCACATTTTGCGGAGGAGTTTCGTGCTTACAATACTTCAGCGAGCACGCCCCTGTCTTGATTTACGCAAACTGCAGTCCCATCCCAAACTCACGAAGCAGGAACACACCTTGTGTTCGTAGGTTTGGATTCAATATGCAAACTTTTAATTCAATCTACAGTATAGAGAAGGTAACTAAAAATGAACTCAAC from the Acipenser ruthenus chromosome 9, fAciRut3.2 maternal haplotype, whole genome shotgun sequence genome contains:
- the LOC117972911 gene encoding tsukushi-like isoform X1, which gives rise to MPTQWAVFDLSAQCYIVLQQHAERGSSETSEERCGQGYAHGGMDSQLWLCCLLIFTLHVASTESCHPGCRCEVESFGLFDSFSLTKVDCSRVGPHITPIPIPLDTSYLDLSSNHMETLTDSMLTGPGYTTLVSLDLSNNKLTRVHSKTFSKLRYLESLDLSSNCLEVLSDGCFSGLPLTEVDLSNNRLQEFRLDIFTSKGHGKPIHLDLSNNVLTAVSRNPHSSSPNIQSLSLAGNRLTAVPLLQSVPVRSLNLDGNPIPHIQENAFVGMTELTHLSLSSLPALTSIQPNSFKGLQNLQVLDLSNCPKLKDLKPEVFSGLLSLQELNLSNSGVTALPSKLLNYLPSIRSITLGPNLHCWKSRKQGQFHPHTGRVKSGDTLTCDPAATLL
- the LOC117972911 gene encoding tsukushi-like isoform X2; translated protein: MDSQLWLCCLLIFTLHVASTESCHPGCRCEVESFGLFDSFSLTKVDCSRVGPHITPIPIPLDTSYLDLSSNHMETLTDSMLTGPGYTTLVSLDLSNNKLTRVHSKTFSKLRYLESLDLSSNCLEVLSDGCFSGLPLTEVDLSNNRLQEFRLDIFTSKGHGKPIHLDLSNNVLTAVSRNPHSSSPNIQSLSLAGNRLTAVPLLQSVPVRSLNLDGNPIPHIQENAFVGMTELTHLSLSSLPALTSIQPNSFKGLQNLQVLDLSNCPKLKDLKPEVFSGLLSLQELNLSNSGVTALPSKLLNYLPSIRSITLGPNLHCWKSRKQGQFHPHTGRVKSGDTLTCDPAATLL